Below is a window of Mycolicibacterium chitae DNA.
CAGCGTGAAGTCGCCGTCGGACAGCTTGCGCTCCGACCACGTGTCTGGGACCTGTTTGATCAGGACCACGATGTTCGTCATGACTCTGGTTCGTCCTCCTCGACGGGCCCCACGGCGGCGGCAACCGCTGTGAGTAACTTTGGGCCTTGGGCCAGTGTTCGTCCCACCTCGCAATGTTACTAGCCGGTAACTTATGGTGGTCCGCTCGTACACCATAACCGAGCACGCTGCATGTTCTTACGGTCCGGTTGCGCGCTACCACAACGCGGCACTGTGTCAGTTGAGAGCTTCGGGTTAGCCTGCCTGCACCATGAGCGCATTAGAGACCGACGGTCCAGTTGACCCGAATCCCGCCGAGCCGGCGTCGCGGCCCGGCACCGTGCCGCCGTCGGAGTTGCCGCTCACCGGGGAGCGAACCATCCCCGGACTGGATGTCGAGAACTACTGGTTTCGCCGCCACGAAGTCGTTTACCTGCAGTTAGCGCCGCTGTGCGCCGATCGCGACGTCCTCGAGGCGGGATTCGGCGAGGGCTACGGCGCCGATCTGCTCGCCGGTGTCGCCCGCGGCGTCATCGGGGTGGATTACGACGAGTCGGCCGTCGCGCACGTCCGCTCCCGCTACCCGCGGGTGGACGCCCGGCAGGGGAATCTCGCTGAACTTCCGCTGCCGGACGCATCGGCCGACATTGTGGTCAACTTCCAGGTCATCGAGCACCTGTGGGATCAGTCACAATTCGTCGCCGAGTGTTTGCGCGTGTTGCGTCCGGGCGGCAAATTGCTGATCTCCACGCCCAACCGGATCACCTTCACCCCCGGCAGCGACACCCCGATCAACCCGTTCCATACTCGCGAACTCAACGCCGCCGAACTGACCGAACTGCTGGTCGACGGCGGTTTCACCGTCGAGTCGATGCTCGGTGTGTTCCACGGGCCGGCGCTGCGCGCCCTCGACGACAAGCACGGCGGGTCGATCATCGAGGCCCAGATCGCCCGCGCGCTGGCCGACGCGCCCTGGCCCGCCGAGTTGCTGGCCGACGTCGCCGGGGTCGCCAGCGCCGACTTCGACCTGCTCGACGCCGAGGACGCCGGCGTGGACATCGACGCGAGCCTGGATCTGGTCGCCGTCGCGGTGCGGCCATGACGACCCGGGTCCCGGGCATGTTCAGCCTGGTCCTGCACACCCACCTGCCGTGGCTGGCCCATCACGGTCGCTGGCCCGTCGGCGAGGAATGGCTCTACCAGTCGTGGTCGGCCTGCTACCTGCCGCTGATGCGGGTGCTGCGCCGGCTGGCCGCCGAGGACCGGCGCGGGTTGCTCACCCTGGGCATGACCCCGGTGGTGACCGCGCAACTCGACGACCCGTACTGCCTCGACGGGATGCACCACTGGCTGGCCAACTGGCAGCTGCGTGCCCTGGAAGCCACCACGCTGACCGGTGACAACTCGGAGGCGTTGCGACAGTTCGGGATTCGTGAACACGGCCACGCCACCGAGGCCCTCGAGGACTTCACCACACTGTGGCGCCACGGCGGCAGCCCGCTGCTGCGCGAGCTGATCGACGCCGGCACGCTGGAGTTGCTCGGCGGTCCCCTGGCCCATCCGTTCCAGCCGCTGCTGGCGCCCCGGCTGCGCGAGTTCGCGCTGCGCGAGGGCCTCGCCGACGCGCAGCAGCGCTTCGCGCACACCCCCGACGGGATCTGGGCGCCCGAATGCGCCTACGCGCCCGGCATGGAGACCGGCTACGCCGCCGCCGGGGTCACCCACTTCATGGTCGACGGGCCGTCGCTGCACGGCGACACCGCGCTGGGCCGGCCGGTGGGCGACACCGACGTGCTGGCCTTCGGGCGCGACCTGCAGGTCAGCTACCGGGTGTGGTCGCCCAAGTCCGGCTACCCCGGCCACGGCGCCTACCGCGACTTCCACACCTACGACCACACCACCGGCCTCAAGCCGGCGCGGGTGACCGGACGCAAGGTGGCCTCCGAGGACAAGGCGCCGTATGACCCGGCGCGCGCCGCGGCCGCGGTGGACACCCACGTCGCCGACTTCGTCGAGGTGATCCGGCGCCGGCTGATCTCGGAATCCGAGCGCATCGGCCGGCCCGCCCACGTCGTCGCCGCCTTCGACACCGAACTGTTCGGGCACTGGTGGTACGAGGGGCCGATGTGGCTGGAGAAGGTGCTGCGCGCCCTGCCCGAGGCGGGCATCGAGGTCGGTACCCTGCGCGCCGCCGCGGCCGCCGGCTTCACCGGGTCTCCGGTCGAATTGCCGCCCAGCTCTTGGGGTTCCGGCAAGGACTGGCAGGTGTGGTCCGGCGAGCAGGTGGCCGACCTGGTGCAGCTCAACGCCGAGGTCGTCGACACGGCGCTGGCCAGCGTCGACAAGGCGCTGGCGCACGCCAGCAGTCCGGGCCGCACCCCGGCCCGCGACCACGTCGCCGATCAGATCCTGCGCGAGACGCTGCTGACGGTCTCGAGCGACTGGCCGTTCATGGTCAGCAAGGACTCCGCGGCCGAGTACGCGCGCTACCGCGCGCATCTGCACGCGCACGCCACCCGGGAGATGGCCGCCGCGCTGGATTCGGGGCGCCGCGATGCGGCCGTCCGCCTGGCCGAGGGCTGGAACCGCGCCGACGGCCTGTTCGGCGCGCTGGATGCGAGGCGGCTACCCCGCCCATGACTGCTCCTCTTTTGCGCGAGCCCCTTTTCTGCGAGCGGGCTGGGGCCCCCCGCTTGCAGGGGCGTCCCCGGGCAACACGCCGCGACTTTTCCGTAGTTTCCGCACGCTCGACCCGTTGTGAGGCAGGCCAGTGAAGATCCTGATGGTGTCGTGGGAGTACCCCCCGGTCGTGATCGGCGGGCTCGGCCGGCACGTGCACCACCTGGCCACCGACCTGGTCGCGGCCGGCCACGAGGTCGTCGTGCTGTCCCGTCGTCCCACCGGCACCGATCCGAGCACCCATCCGTCCACCGACGAGGTCTCCGAGGGCGTGCGCGTGATCGCCGCCGCGCAGGACCCGCACGAGTTCACCTTCGGCACGGACATGATGGCCTGGACGCTGGCCATGGGGCACGCCATGGTCCGCTCCGGTCTGACGCTGCGCGACTGGCAGCCCGACGTGGTGCACGCCCACGACTGGCTGGTCGCCCACCCGGCCGTCGCCTTGGCCGAATACTTCGATGTGCCATTGGTTTCCACGATTCACGCCACCGAGGCCGGTCGGCACTCCGGCTGGATCTCCGGGCAGGTCAGCCGGCAGGTGCACGCGTTGGAATCCTGGCTGGTGCACGAATCCGATTCGCTGATCGCATGTTCGGTCTCGATGCGCGAGGAGATCACCCGACTGTTCGGCCCCGGACTGTCGGAGATCTGCGTCATCCCCAACGGGATCGACACGGCCGGTTGGCCGTTCGCGCCGCGGCAACCGCACGCCGGTCCCCCGGAACTGCTGTACTTCGGTCGCCTCGAATACGAGAAGGGCGTGCACGAGGCCATTGCCGCGCTGCCGCGGATCCGCCGGGCGCATCCGGGCACCACGCTGACCATCGCCGGCGACGGCACCCAGTTGGACTGGCTCGTCGAGCTGGCGCGTAAGCACAAGGTGCGCAAGGCAACCAAGTTCATCGGCCGCGTCGACCATCAGGAACTGTTGCGGCTGCTGCACCGTGCCGACGCCGCGGTGCTGCCCTCGCACTACGAGCCGTTCGGGATCGTGGCACTCGAGGCGGCCGCGACCGGCACTCCCCTGGTCACCTCGAACGTGGGCGGCCTCGGCGAGGCGGTCATCGACGGCTTCACCGGGGTGTCCTGCCCGCCGCGCGATGTGGCCGCGCTGGCCGCGGCGGTGCGCACGGTGCTCGACGATCCGGCTGCGGCCCAGCAGCGCGCCGTCGCCGCGCGGGAGCGCCTCACCGCCGACTTTTCCTGGTCGACGGTCGCCGACGACACCTCGCAGGTGTACCTGGCCGCCAAACGCGGCGAGCGGGAACCCCAGCGGCGCCGCGTCATCATCGAACGGCCGCTGCCCGATTACGGCTGAGGCCTGGTGCGACCGTGTGCAAACCCGGGATTTCGCTCGGCGTGTTGCCCGGGGACGCGCACCTTCGCGCTGAAGGCGGACCCAATTAGCGGGCGGCCTTCTTGCGCTCGATGTCGGCCAGCGCCGCGGCCAACTCCGCGCGCTGGGCGGCCGAGTTCTCCCAGGCCAGCTTGCGGTTCTTGACCACCTTCGCCGGTGCGCCGACCGCGATCGAATAGTCCGGCACCTCACCGCGGACCACCGCGTGCGAACCGAGTACGCAGCCGCGGCCGATGGACGTGCCCCGCAGGACGCTGACCTTGGCCGCCACCCAGGTATCGGGGCCAATGCGCACCGGGCTCTTCACGATGCCCTGATCCTTGATCGGCAGGTTGATGTCGTCCATCTTGTGGTCGAAGTCGACGATGTAGCACCAGTCGGCCATCAGCACCGAATCACCGAGTTCGATGTCCAGGTAGGTGTTGATCACGTTGTCGCGGCCCAGCACCACCTTGTCGCCGATGCGCAGCGATCCCTCGTGGCAACGGATGGTGTTCTTGTCGCCGATGTGCACCCAGCGACCGATCTCCATCTGCGACAACTCGGGGGTCGCCTGGATCTCCACGTCCTTGCCCAGGAACACCATGCCGCGGGTGATGATGTGCGGGTTGGTCAGCTTGAACTTCAGCAGCCGCCAGTACCGGACCAGGTACCACGGGGTGTAGGCCCGATTGGACAGCACCCATCGCAGCGATGCGCGCGTCAAGAACTTCGCCTGCCGCGGATCACCGAGCCGCGAACCGCGCCACCGCTTGTGGATTGGTGCACCCCACATGGTCGTCATGGGCGGGAAGCATACGCGAGCGCCGAACCCCGACGGGTTACCCTCGGTGGACTTCGACCGTGATCGAGCCGACCGGAAAGGATCCCCCTGGTGCTTCGGCGACTTGCTGCACTGGCATCCGCCACCCTGGTCGCCGCGGTGGTGCTGGCCGGCTGCAGCGACAGCGACCCGTGGGTGCACGCCACCCCGGCCGACGGCTGGGCCGCCCCGTACGCCGACGCCGCCAACAGCAGCTACAGCGACACCGCCGGCGCCCGGGACCTCGAGGCCACCTGGATCCGGTCGGTCAAGGGCGAACTCGGGGCCGGGGTCGCGCTGGGCGCCTACGGCTATCTGGCCGCCAACGCCCAGACCGAGACCGGCTGCTCGCTGATGGTGTGGGAGAACGACAACAACGGCCGCCAGCGCTGGTGCACCCGGCTGGCCCAGGGCGGGGGCTTCGGCGGTCCGCTGTTCGACGGCTTCGACAACCTCTATGTCGGCCAGCCCGGCGCCATCCTGTCCTTCCCTCCCACGCAGTGGATCCGCTGGCGCCAGCAGGTCATCGGAATGCCGTTGACGCCAAGGCTTCTGGGCAACGGCGAACTCCTGGTGGTCACCCACCTGGGCCAGGTCCTGGTGTTCGATTCGCACCGCGGCACCGTGGTGGGCAACCCGATCGATCTGGTCGACGGGGTCGATCCGACGGATCCGGAGCGGGGTCTCGAGGACTGCGCGCCCGCCCGGTCGCGCTGCCCCGTGGCGGCCCCGCCGGCGTTCTCCCCGCAGTCCAACATCATCGTGGTGAGCCTGTGGCGGCCGGGCGCCGACGCGGCGACGCTGGTCGGGCTGCGTTACCGGCACGGCGAGAATCCGCTGCTGACCCGGGAGTGGACCAGCGACGCGGTCGAGGACGGGGCGCTGGCCGCGCCAACCATGTCCGCCGACGGGTCCACCGTCTACGTCAACGGGCGCGACCGGCAGCTGTGGGCGCTGAACGCGGCCGACGGCGAGGTGAAGTGGTCGGTGCCGCTGGACTACCTGGCGCAGACCCCGCCCACCGTGGCCCCGGACGGGACCATCGTGGCCGGCGGCGGTCCGGACGCCACCCTGACCGGCATCGAGGACACCGGCGATGAAGCCGAGATCCGTTGGCGCCGCGGCGATGTCGAGACCCTGACCTCGGCGAGTCGGGCCGGCGCGGAGGTCGCCTACACCGTGGTGCGCGACGAGGGCGAATCGGGCCTGGCGCTGCTGGTCTTCGATCCGCGCGACGGCCAGTCCGTCAACAGCTATCCGCTGCCCGATGCGCGCGGCTTCCCGGTCGGGGTGGCCGTCGGCAACGATCGCCGGGTGGTCGCGGCAACCAGCGCCGGGCAGGTCTACAGCTTCGAAGGCCGCTGAGCCGGTCTCAGGCCAGCAGCGCGTCGAGGGGCTCGCGGGGCACGCTGACCTGGAAGGCGCCGGCGGTCTCGGCCAGCAGCGTCCCGCTGTCGAAGAAGAAGATCACCGAATCGTCGGTGAGGGCGAAGTTCTGGTAGGTCCGCGGATTCGTCCCGGCCCCGCCCAGGATGGGTTCGGTGACCCCGAACTGCTGGGTCACCTCGTCCTGCACCAGGGCGCGCAGCACCGGGAACGGATCGGTCCCCTCTCGGAACAGGGTGTCGATGGTGACGGCCTCGCGGTGCTCCTGGTCCCAGGTGAACGTCTTGTAGAAGGTGGCCGCGTGCGGGCCGCCCACGTTCTCGTAGGTCTCCAGGACCACGGACTGCGTGCCGGGCGGTGGCACCGCCGACCGGTATTCGGTGGACTTCATCTCCAACACATACGGTGCCCACCGGGCATCCGGGGTGCGCGCGACGTTGAGGAAGCCGTCGCGGGTCTGGGTGACGTAGTCGAACAGCGCTTCGGCGTCCGGGTAGGTGGCCGGGACGGTGATGTCCACGCGGTAACCGGGATCGGACAGCTGGATCTGGCACGTCTGTCCCACCGCCGTCGCGTCGATGTCGGCACACGTCGGCGGCGCGGCGGCCGCGGGTCCGGCGACGCCGAGGGCGCCCAGAGTCCAGGCGGCCAGCATCAGGACGGCCGAGGCGGCCAGCGAACGGGTCAGCATGGGCGTCACGATACCGACCCGGAGCGTCGAGTCAGACCGCCAACCGGGGCAACTCCGCGCGCGGCAGCGCCACGGTGTGCGCGCCCGCGGCGCCGGCCATGATCGCGCCGCGGTCGAAGTAGAAGATCAGCTGATCGGGAGTGATCGCGAAGCTCTGATAACTGGCCGCGTCCAGACCCGTCTTCGGCGACACCGGGTCCGGCACCCCGAGCCGGTCGGCCAACTCACGCTGCACGAGTGGGTAGATCGCCTCCAGCGGCCGGGTATCGGGGGCGAACAGCGCCTCGAAGGTGATGGGCCGCTGCCGCGCCAGGTCGTAGTTGAACGTCTGGTACCAGGACGACGGATGGGCCCCGCCGACGTTCTGGTACACCTCGAACGCGACCGATCGGGTGGTCTCGGTGGCGTGCTCGGTGGACTGGATCTCCATCCGGTAGGGCAGGTTGTGCGCGCGCCGGTCGAGCGCCGTGTCGACGAAGCCGTCGCGGGTGGTGGTGATGAACTCCGTGATGGCCGCCTGGTCCGGATAGTCCACCGGGAACGCGATGTCCAGGTCGTAGTGG
It encodes the following:
- a CDS encoding class I SAM-dependent methyltransferase; its protein translation is MSALETDGPVDPNPAEPASRPGTVPPSELPLTGERTIPGLDVENYWFRRHEVVYLQLAPLCADRDVLEAGFGEGYGADLLAGVARGVIGVDYDESAVAHVRSRYPRVDARQGNLAELPLPDASADIVVNFQVIEHLWDQSQFVAECLRVLRPGGKLLISTPNRITFTPGSDTPINPFHTRELNAAELTELLVDGGFTVESMLGVFHGPALRALDDKHGGSIIEAQIARALADAPWPAELLADVAGVASADFDLLDAEDAGVDIDASLDLVAVAVRP
- a CDS encoding 1,4-alpha-glucan branching protein domain-containing protein codes for the protein MTTRVPGMFSLVLHTHLPWLAHHGRWPVGEEWLYQSWSACYLPLMRVLRRLAAEDRRGLLTLGMTPVVTAQLDDPYCLDGMHHWLANWQLRALEATTLTGDNSEALRQFGIREHGHATEALEDFTTLWRHGGSPLLRELIDAGTLELLGGPLAHPFQPLLAPRLREFALREGLADAQQRFAHTPDGIWAPECAYAPGMETGYAAAGVTHFMVDGPSLHGDTALGRPVGDTDVLAFGRDLQVSYRVWSPKSGYPGHGAYRDFHTYDHTTGLKPARVTGRKVASEDKAPYDPARAAAAVDTHVADFVEVIRRRLISESERIGRPAHVVAAFDTELFGHWWYEGPMWLEKVLRALPEAGIEVGTLRAAAAAGFTGSPVELPPSSWGSGKDWQVWSGEQVADLVQLNAEVVDTALASVDKALAHASSPGRTPARDHVADQILRETLLTVSSDWPFMVSKDSAAEYARYRAHLHAHATREMAAALDSGRRDAAVRLAEGWNRADGLFGALDARRLPRP
- a CDS encoding glycosyltransferase family 4 protein, giving the protein MKILMVSWEYPPVVIGGLGRHVHHLATDLVAAGHEVVVLSRRPTGTDPSTHPSTDEVSEGVRVIAAAQDPHEFTFGTDMMAWTLAMGHAMVRSGLTLRDWQPDVVHAHDWLVAHPAVALAEYFDVPLVSTIHATEAGRHSGWISGQVSRQVHALESWLVHESDSLIACSVSMREEITRLFGPGLSEICVIPNGIDTAGWPFAPRQPHAGPPELLYFGRLEYEKGVHEAIAALPRIRRAHPGTTLTIAGDGTQLDWLVELARKHKVRKATKFIGRVDHQELLRLLHRADAAVLPSHYEPFGIVALEAAATGTPLVTSNVGGLGEAVIDGFTGVSCPPRDVAALAAAVRTVLDDPAAAQQRAVAARERLTADFSWSTVADDTSQVYLAAKRGEREPQRRRVIIERPLPDYG
- a CDS encoding acyltransferase; the encoded protein is MTTMWGAPIHKRWRGSRLGDPRQAKFLTRASLRWVLSNRAYTPWYLVRYWRLLKFKLTNPHIITRGMVFLGKDVEIQATPELSQMEIGRWVHIGDKNTIRCHEGSLRIGDKVVLGRDNVINTYLDIELGDSVLMADWCYIVDFDHKMDDINLPIKDQGIVKSPVRIGPDTWVAAKVSVLRGTSIGRGCVLGSHAVVRGEVPDYSIAVGAPAKVVKNRKLAWENSAAQRAELAAALADIERKKAAR
- a CDS encoding PQQ-binding-like beta-propeller repeat protein, giving the protein MLRRLAALASATLVAAVVLAGCSDSDPWVHATPADGWAAPYADAANSSYSDTAGARDLEATWIRSVKGELGAGVALGAYGYLAANAQTETGCSLMVWENDNNGRQRWCTRLAQGGGFGGPLFDGFDNLYVGQPGAILSFPPTQWIRWRQQVIGMPLTPRLLGNGELLVVTHLGQVLVFDSHRGTVVGNPIDLVDGVDPTDPERGLEDCAPARSRCPVAAPPAFSPQSNIIVVSLWRPGADAATLVGLRYRHGENPLLTREWTSDAVEDGALAAPTMSADGSTVYVNGRDRQLWALNAADGEVKWSVPLDYLAQTPPTVAPDGTIVAGGGPDATLTGIEDTGDEAEIRWRRGDVETLTSASRAGAEVAYTVVRDEGESGLALLVFDPRDGQSVNSYPLPDARGFPVGVAVGNDRRVVAATSAGQVYSFEGR
- a CDS encoding esterase; this encodes MLTRSLAASAVLMLAAWTLGALGVAGPAAAAPPTCADIDATAVGQTCQIQLSDPGYRVDITVPATYPDAEALFDYVTQTRDGFLNVARTPDARWAPYVLEMKSTEYRSAVPPPGTQSVVLETYENVGGPHAATFYKTFTWDQEHREAVTIDTLFREGTDPFPVLRALVQDEVTQQFGVTEPILGGAGTNPRTYQNFALTDDSVIFFFDSGTLLAETAGAFQVSVPREPLDALLA
- a CDS encoding esterase; the protein is MMRVWLLTALLAAALLGWTPAAGAANGCGDLGGTLDQEGMCRTQESRTHYDLDIAFPVDYPDQAAITEFITTTRDGFVDTALDRRAHNLPYRMEIQSTEHATETTRSVAFEVYQNVGGAHPSSWYQTFNYDLARQRPITFEALFAPDTRPLEAIYPLVQRELADRLGVPDPVSPKTGLDAASYQSFAITPDQLIFYFDRGAIMAGAAGAHTVALPRAELPRLAV